One Cryptosporangium aurantiacum DNA window includes the following coding sequences:
- a CDS encoding sensor histidine kinase, with amino-acid sequence MRARLFVLLLTLIALVVVALLTPLAMNYATNAQRQVFIDRLQDTNRFALLLRDGSGSSEVNALRAEIDRYHDVYGIPTVVLDAHRTVLLSSARVDLDDPAVSDRVDTALSGRSTEEMVIWPWENHPLVVAVPFLAGEGAGVAGVVVTVSPTDALRTRVGTVWLVLAALSLGAIALFVAVADALATWVLRPVSSLDAAAHAITSGDLRSRAPVGTGPPELRRLARSFNEMAATVSGALEQQRAFVAEASHQMRNPLTALLLRVGNLADAVADDHGGQLPARAETEYDEAVREGQRLQRVLEELLALARAERHLGAVRRVDVGTVLDERLSAWRVRADLRGQMLVRSGVASAEAVVDPESLARVLDELLDNASRYAGDDGVIVAALRAGAGSPGVVRLTISDDGDGLPLTEFDKVTDRFWRSPSHANVPGTGLGLSIVTSLLQTFDARLEVSPGPQGGLAVTCVLPAPPAPPSSASPPEKPTSDVMSPATAADAPPPEVLAERQGLTER; translated from the coding sequence GTGCGCGCCCGGCTGTTCGTCCTCCTGCTGACGCTGATCGCGCTGGTCGTGGTCGCGTTGCTGACGCCGCTGGCGATGAACTACGCGACGAACGCCCAGCGCCAGGTCTTCATCGACCGGCTGCAGGACACGAACCGGTTCGCGCTGCTGCTCCGGGACGGCTCGGGCAGCTCGGAGGTGAACGCGCTGCGCGCCGAGATCGACCGCTACCACGACGTCTACGGGATCCCGACCGTGGTGCTGGACGCCCACCGGACCGTGCTGCTCAGCTCCGCACGCGTCGACCTGGACGATCCGGCAGTCAGCGATCGGGTCGACACCGCGCTCTCCGGCCGCAGCACCGAGGAGATGGTGATCTGGCCGTGGGAGAACCATCCGCTGGTCGTCGCGGTGCCGTTCCTGGCGGGGGAGGGCGCCGGGGTCGCCGGGGTGGTCGTCACGGTGTCGCCGACCGACGCGCTGAGAACCCGGGTCGGCACCGTCTGGCTGGTGCTCGCGGCGTTGAGCCTCGGCGCGATCGCGCTGTTCGTCGCGGTCGCCGACGCGCTCGCGACCTGGGTGCTGCGACCGGTCAGCAGCCTCGACGCGGCGGCGCACGCGATCACGTCCGGTGACCTGAGATCGCGCGCTCCGGTGGGTACGGGCCCACCGGAGCTGAGACGCCTCGCGCGAAGTTTCAACGAGATGGCCGCCACCGTGAGCGGTGCGCTCGAACAGCAACGCGCGTTCGTCGCCGAGGCGTCCCACCAGATGCGCAACCCGCTGACCGCGCTGCTGCTGCGGGTCGGGAACCTCGCCGACGCGGTCGCGGACGACCACGGCGGTCAGCTGCCCGCGCGGGCGGAAACCGAGTACGACGAGGCCGTACGTGAGGGGCAGCGGCTGCAGCGGGTCCTGGAGGAGCTGCTGGCGCTGGCCCGCGCCGAACGGCACCTCGGTGCGGTGCGGCGGGTCGACGTCGGCACGGTCCTCGACGAGCGGCTGTCCGCCTGGCGCGTCCGGGCCGACCTGCGCGGACAGATGCTCGTGCGGTCCGGCGTCGCGAGCGCCGAAGCCGTCGTCGACCCGGAGTCGCTCGCCCGCGTGCTCGACGAACTTCTCGACAACGCCAGCCGCTACGCCGGTGACGACGGCGTCATCGTCGCCGCGCTGCGGGCAGGCGCCGGGTCGCCCGGCGTCGTCCGGCTGACGATCTCCGACGACGGCGACGGCCTTCCGCTGACCGAGTTCGACAAGGTCACCGACCGGTTCTGGCGCAGCCCCAGCCACGCGAACGTCCCCGGCACCGGGTTGGGCCTGAGCATCGTCACGTCGCTGCTGCAGACGTTCGACGCCCGGCTGGAGGTGAGCCCGGGCCCCCAGGGCGGCCTGGCGGTCACCTGTGTGCTGCCGGCGCCTCCCGCGCCGCCGTCGTCGGCTTCCCCGCCCGAAAAGCCCACTTCGGACGTCATGAGCCCGGCCACCGCAGCCGACGCGCCGCCGCCCGAGGTCCTGGCCGAGCGTCAGGGCTTGACCGAGCGGTAG
- a CDS encoding TAXI family TRAP transporter solute-binding subunit: MLLVTVVALAIAAVGLVALRGCREPVCDPVHYPPGGIRISTGGVGGVYEAYGLAFEEVLADELPELRVRVDNSSGSVDNLTRLAGGRADLTFISADTAFRIPALEEAAGAPGRIRAVARIYDEYVQVVVRQDAPIRTLSDLRGKRVSVGSQGSSVEITARRLLAAAHMDDNRDIVRRGYGVSESARLLAAGDLDAFFWVGGLPTAAVATLAGTVPIRLLPIERYVATLQGQYGSFYQLATVPEGTYTGVPDTRTAAVPSYLLASRALDDDLVYRLTAALFSHRTRIADVVPSGRVLDVRSAISTATVPLHPGAVRYYRSVKP, translated from the coding sequence GTGCTGCTGGTCACCGTGGTGGCGCTCGCCATCGCCGCGGTCGGGCTGGTGGCGTTACGTGGCTGCCGCGAGCCGGTGTGTGATCCGGTCCACTACCCGCCGGGTGGGATCCGGATCAGCACCGGCGGCGTCGGCGGCGTCTACGAGGCGTACGGGCTGGCGTTCGAGGAGGTCCTCGCCGACGAGCTGCCGGAGCTCCGCGTCCGCGTCGACAACAGCAGCGGGTCGGTCGACAACCTCACCCGGCTGGCCGGTGGACGCGCCGACCTCACGTTCATCTCCGCCGACACCGCGTTCCGGATCCCGGCGCTGGAGGAGGCCGCCGGCGCACCCGGCCGGATCCGCGCGGTCGCGCGGATCTACGACGAGTACGTGCAGGTCGTCGTGCGTCAGGATGCACCGATCCGGACGCTGTCCGACCTGCGCGGCAAGCGGGTGTCGGTGGGGTCGCAGGGTTCGTCGGTGGAGATCACCGCACGACGGCTGCTCGCCGCCGCGCACATGGACGACAACCGGGACATCGTGCGGCGGGGCTACGGGGTGAGCGAGTCCGCGCGGCTGCTTGCCGCCGGGGACCTGGACGCGTTCTTCTGGGTGGGCGGCCTCCCCACCGCTGCGGTGGCGACGCTTGCCGGGACCGTGCCGATCCGGCTGCTGCCGATCGAGCGGTACGTCGCGACGCTGCAGGGCCAGTACGGGTCGTTCTACCAACTCGCCACCGTCCCGGAGGGCACCTACACCGGGGTCCCGGACACCCGCACCGCGGCGGTGCCGAGCTACCTGCTGGCCAGCCGGGCCCTCGACGACGATCTGGTCTACCGCCTCACCGCCGCGCTGTTCTCGCACCGCACCCGGATCGCCGACGTGGTGCCGAGCGGCCGGGTGCTCGACGTGCGGTCGGCGATCAGCACCGCGACAGTCCCGTTGCACCCGGGAGCGGTCCGCTACTACCGCTCGGTCAAGCCCTGA
- a CDS encoding class III extradiol dioxygenase subunit B-like domain-containing protein, protein MLLAAAVCPHPPLLVPQLTGASVQQPSNGPAAAVAALRETALAAVRDLLAVGDEAGTDLDVVVVGTGPTPGSAAPDAVGSLAGYGADVTVALTRGEPGTAAPSLPLSVTVGVWLLREAGYPGPVRARVVTEHATPAECADLGARIAAFPTPTVLLVMGDGSASRDEKAPGALDPRAVPFDTAVADALAAVDTAALGALDPALARELLAAGRAPWQILAGAVEADGRPWKGELRSTDAPYGVGYLVASWSPV, encoded by the coding sequence GTGTTGCTCGCCGCCGCCGTCTGTCCTCATCCGCCGCTCCTGGTGCCGCAGCTCACCGGCGCCTCGGTGCAGCAGCCATCGAACGGTCCCGCGGCGGCGGTCGCTGCCCTGCGAGAGACCGCCCTCGCGGCCGTGCGTGACCTTCTCGCCGTGGGAGACGAGGCGGGCACCGACCTGGACGTCGTGGTGGTCGGCACCGGTCCGACGCCGGGCAGCGCGGCACCCGACGCGGTCGGGTCGCTCGCGGGCTACGGCGCGGACGTGACGGTCGCGCTGACCCGGGGCGAGCCCGGCACCGCGGCCCCGTCGCTGCCGCTCTCGGTGACCGTCGGTGTCTGGCTGCTGCGCGAGGCCGGGTACCCCGGTCCGGTGCGCGCCCGGGTCGTCACCGAGCACGCGACCCCGGCCGAGTGCGCCGACCTGGGCGCCCGGATCGCCGCGTTCCCGACCCCGACCGTGCTGCTGGTGATGGGCGACGGCTCGGCGAGCCGGGACGAGAAGGCGCCCGGAGCGCTCGATCCGCGGGCGGTGCCGTTCGACACCGCGGTCGCCGACGCGCTGGCCGCCGTCGACACCGCCGCGCTGGGCGCGCTCGACCCGGCGCTGGCCCGCGAACTGCTCGCCGCGGGCCGAGCGCCGTGGCAGATCCTCGCCGGTGCGGTGGAGGCCGACGGGCGTCCGTGGAAGGGCGAGCTGCGGTCGACGGACGCACCGTACGGCGTCGGGTACCTGGTCGCGTCCTGGTCGCCGGTGTGA
- a CDS encoding DUF349 domain-containing protein translates to MDAEGTVYVRTAEGDRAIGSWQAGTAEEGLHHYQRRYDDLVTEVELLEARLNGGMSDAAHTKSSAARLRESLATAAVIGDLAALATRLDTLIESSSAKADEQKAAKARAREEATARKQALVAEAEDIATNSTQWKVAGDRLRDILAEWKTIRGVDRKTDTELWRRYAAARDGFSRRRGSHFAGLDAQRKQVQAIKEQLVTEAEELAESTDWQATAARLKQLMADWKAAGRAPRDAEEQLWKRFRAAQDTFFAHRSATFSERDAELKGNQTKKEELLAEAERIDPETDLRAAQAAMRDVQARWDEIGRVPREAVAHLDRRLRAVEERVRVAADAEWRRGSVESNPLLAQMREQVAKAEKQLERARAQGDQRRIAEAEKALASKRQFLNLAEQAG, encoded by the coding sequence ATCGACGCCGAGGGCACCGTCTACGTCCGCACCGCCGAGGGCGACCGCGCGATCGGCTCCTGGCAGGCCGGCACCGCCGAAGAGGGTCTGCACCACTACCAGCGGCGCTACGACGACCTGGTCACCGAGGTCGAGCTGCTCGAAGCGCGCCTGAACGGCGGCATGAGCGACGCGGCGCACACGAAGTCCTCCGCGGCCCGGCTGCGCGAGTCGCTGGCCACCGCGGCCGTCATCGGCGACCTCGCCGCGCTGGCCACCCGGCTCGACACGCTGATCGAGTCCTCCAGCGCGAAGGCCGACGAGCAGAAGGCCGCGAAGGCCCGCGCCCGCGAGGAGGCCACCGCCCGGAAGCAGGCACTGGTCGCCGAGGCCGAGGACATCGCCACGAACTCCACCCAGTGGAAGGTCGCCGGCGACCGGCTGCGCGACATCCTCGCCGAGTGGAAGACGATCCGCGGCGTCGACCGGAAGACCGACACCGAGCTGTGGCGCCGCTACGCGGCGGCCCGTGACGGGTTCAGCCGCCGCCGGGGTAGCCACTTCGCCGGTCTGGACGCGCAGCGCAAGCAGGTCCAGGCGATCAAGGAGCAGCTGGTCACCGAGGCCGAGGAGCTGGCGGAGTCGACCGACTGGCAGGCCACGGCCGCGCGTCTGAAGCAGCTGATGGCGGACTGGAAGGCTGCTGGGCGGGCGCCCCGGGACGCCGAGGAGCAGCTCTGGAAGCGGTTCCGGGCCGCGCAGGACACTTTCTTCGCGCACCGGTCGGCGACGTTCTCCGAGCGGGACGCCGAGCTGAAGGGCAACCAGACCAAGAAGGAAGAGCTGCTGGCCGAGGCCGAGCGGATCGACCCGGAGACCGACCTGCGGGCCGCTCAGGCCGCGATGCGCGACGTGCAGGCCCGCTGGGACGAGATCGGCCGGGTGCCGCGCGAGGCCGTCGCGCACCTCGACCGGCGTCTGCGTGCGGTCGAGGAGCGGGTCCGGGTCGCCGCCGACGCCGAGTGGCGGCGCGGCAGCGTGGAGAGCAACCCGCTGCTTGCTCAGATGCGGGAGCAGGTCGCCAAGGCCGAGAAGCAACTCGAGCGCGCCCGCGCGCAGGGTGACCAGCGTCGGATCGCCGAGGCGGAGAAGGCGCTGGCCTCCAAGCGCCAGTTCCTCAACCTCGCCGAACAAGCGGGGTAG
- a CDS encoding inositol monophosphatase family protein, whose translation MSLDAGQLRELARIAGGVLDEATPYFISEIGAKEEVVKGVGDWATAADLALERQITAALTERTGLSMHGEEFGGPDLHTGVTWVLDPIDGTANYTARIPLTGISLALLEEGRPVVGLIRLPMFGEAYQAIDGGPLERNGEAMPTLQPAGLDDVTIALGNVAPKGTHGGPTPRYPFRYRMALANAIAHQALRVRMFGSSAVELAWAASGAVGAALNFGNHAWDNAAGALLLRQAGGELRDLEGGEWSLRSRSILVGRPGVVGELADLLAALGDPASYA comes from the coding sequence GTGAGCCTCGATGCGGGTCAGCTCCGGGAACTCGCACGGATCGCCGGTGGCGTCCTCGACGAGGCGACGCCGTACTTCATCAGCGAGATCGGCGCGAAGGAAGAGGTCGTCAAGGGCGTCGGGGACTGGGCGACCGCCGCCGACCTGGCGCTGGAGCGGCAGATCACCGCGGCGCTGACCGAGCGCACCGGGCTGTCGATGCACGGCGAGGAGTTCGGCGGGCCCGACCTGCACACCGGCGTCACCTGGGTCCTCGACCCGATCGACGGCACCGCGAACTACACCGCCCGGATCCCGCTGACCGGGATCAGCCTCGCGCTGCTGGAGGAGGGCCGGCCGGTGGTCGGCCTGATCCGGCTGCCGATGTTCGGTGAGGCGTACCAGGCGATCGACGGCGGTCCGCTGGAGCGCAACGGCGAGGCGATGCCCACGCTCCAGCCCGCCGGGTTGGACGACGTCACGATCGCGCTGGGCAACGTGGCGCCGAAGGGCACGCATGGCGGCCCGACCCCGCGCTACCCGTTCCGGTACCGGATGGCGCTGGCGAACGCGATCGCCCACCAGGCGCTGCGGGTGCGGATGTTCGGTTCGTCCGCGGTCGAGCTCGCCTGGGCCGCTTCCGGCGCGGTCGGCGCGGCGCTGAACTTCGGCAACCACGCCTGGGACAACGCGGCGGGAGCGCTGCTGCTCCGGCAGGCCGGCGGTGAGCTGCGCGACCTGGAGGGCGGCGAGTGGAGCCTCCGGAGCCGCTCGATCCTGGTGGGTCGGCCGGGCGTCGTCGGTGAGCTGGCCGACCTGCTCGCCGCCCTGGGCGACCCCGCGTCCTACGCCTGA
- the hflX gene encoding GTPase HflX, whose translation MSPSSTARRAGALGDSAIRLRPELAPEVEDDFDGDQFDREERQALRRVVGLSTELTDVTEVEYRQLRLERVVLVGVWTEGTIEDAENSMAELAALAETAGSQVLEGLMQRRDRPDPATYIGSGKANELREVVLASGADTVICDGELSPAQLNALEKVVKVKVIDRTALILDIFAQHAHTREGRAQVSLAQMEYMLPRLRGWGESMSRQAGGAGGGAGGGVGTRGPGETKIETDRRRIRERMAKLRREIKGMKQARDTKRASRRRNEVPSVAIAGYTNAGKSSLLNRLTGAGVLVENALFATLDPTTRRTEAADGREYTLSDTVGFVRHLPHQLVEAFRSTLEEVADADLLVHVVDGSHPDPIAQVNAVREVLADIEAAQVPEMIVVNKADAASPEALLELRQALPGALVVSAHTGFGIDELRAAIEERLPRPALELHVRLPYDQGGLVSRIHAEGEVLSSEHTTDGTELHVRVHPGLAAALQPYAGTSQHV comes from the coding sequence ATGAGCCCTTCGAGCACCGCACGTCGAGCCGGCGCTCTCGGCGACAGCGCCATTCGGCTCCGTCCCGAGCTCGCACCCGAGGTCGAGGACGACTTTGACGGTGACCAGTTCGACCGGGAGGAACGGCAGGCGCTCCGCCGTGTCGTCGGGCTCTCCACCGAACTCACCGACGTCACCGAGGTCGAGTACCGGCAGCTGCGGCTGGAGCGGGTCGTCCTGGTGGGTGTCTGGACCGAGGGCACCATCGAGGACGCCGAGAACTCGATGGCCGAGCTGGCGGCCCTCGCCGAGACGGCGGGCTCCCAGGTCCTCGAGGGCCTGATGCAGCGGCGCGACCGGCCCGACCCGGCCACGTACATCGGTTCCGGCAAGGCCAACGAGCTGCGTGAGGTCGTCCTGGCGTCCGGCGCCGACACGGTCATCTGCGACGGTGAGCTCTCGCCGGCCCAGCTGAACGCGCTGGAGAAGGTCGTCAAGGTCAAGGTGATCGACCGGACCGCGCTGATCCTCGACATCTTCGCCCAGCACGCGCACACCCGCGAGGGCCGTGCCCAGGTGTCGCTGGCCCAGATGGAGTACATGCTGCCCCGCCTGCGTGGTTGGGGTGAGTCGATGTCCCGGCAGGCCGGTGGTGCCGGTGGTGGCGCCGGCGGCGGCGTGGGCACGCGTGGACCCGGTGAGACCAAGATCGAGACCGACCGGCGGCGGATCCGCGAGCGGATGGCGAAGCTGCGTCGGGAGATCAAGGGCATGAAGCAGGCCCGCGACACCAAGCGCGCTTCTCGCCGCCGGAACGAGGTGCCGAGCGTCGCGATCGCCGGCTACACCAACGCCGGGAAGTCGAGCCTGCTCAACCGGCTCACCGGCGCCGGTGTGCTGGTGGAGAACGCGTTGTTCGCCACGCTGGATCCGACGACCCGGCGTACCGAGGCCGCGGACGGCCGCGAGTACACGCTGTCGGACACGGTCGGGTTCGTCCGGCACCTTCCGCACCAGCTCGTCGAGGCGTTCCGCTCGACGCTGGAGGAGGTCGCCGACGCGGATCTGCTCGTGCACGTCGTCGACGGGTCCCACCCCGACCCGATCGCCCAGGTGAACGCGGTGCGTGAGGTGCTCGCCGACATCGAGGCGGCCCAGGTCCCCGAGATGATCGTCGTGAACAAGGCGGACGCCGCTTCGCCGGAAGCGCTGCTGGAATTGCGGCAGGCGCTGCCGGGCGCGCTGGTGGTCTCGGCCCACACCGGCTTCGGTATCGACGAGTTGCGTGCGGCGATCGAGGAGCGGCTGCCCCGTCCGGCGCTGGAACTGCACGTCCGGCTGCCGTACGACCAGGGCGGTCTGGTGTCGCGCATCCACGCCGAGGGCGAGGTGCTCTCCAGCGAGCACACGACCGACGGCACCGAGCTTCACGTCCGGGTGCATCCCGGGCTGGCGGCGGCGCTCCAGCCGTACGCAGGCACTTCCCAGCACGTGTGA
- a CDS encoding malic enzyme-like NAD(P)-binding protein, with the protein MPSAGFSITIRIAAPADPTGVGRLATAVGSAGGVVRALDVVDSDAERVVVDLTCDTSDGPHADSVVAALRALDDVDVRKVSDRTFLLHLGGKIEVTPKVNLRTRDELSRAYTPGVARVCRAIAENPDDARRLTIKRNTVAVVTDGSAVLGLGNLGPAAALPVMEGKAALFKRFAGVDAWPVCLDTQDTDEIVSIVRALAPVYGGINLEDIAAPRCFEIETRLRDELDIPVFHDDQHGTAIVVLAALTNALRVVRKDLKEVRIVVSGAGAAGTAIMKLLLAEGVGDIIACDKSGALHAGSEGLNPSMQWLAEHTNRDNYSGSLAGALRGADVFIGVSAPNLLTGDDIATMADRSIVFALANPDPEVDPREAREHAAVVATGRSDEPNQINNVLAFPGVFRGLLDAQAREFTLPMALAAAEAIANAVGVDKVNPSVIVPSVFDPTVAPAVAAAVTDAARREAAR; encoded by the coding sequence ATGCCCAGTGCCGGTTTCTCGATCACCATCCGGATCGCCGCTCCCGCCGACCCCACCGGCGTCGGACGGCTCGCTACCGCGGTCGGGTCCGCCGGCGGTGTCGTCAGGGCACTGGACGTCGTCGACTCGGACGCCGAGCGCGTGGTCGTCGACCTCACCTGCGACACCTCCGACGGGCCGCACGCGGACAGCGTCGTCGCGGCGCTGCGGGCACTGGACGACGTCGACGTCCGGAAGGTCTCCGACCGCACGTTCCTGCTGCACCTCGGCGGGAAGATCGAGGTCACCCCGAAGGTGAACCTGCGCACCCGCGACGAGCTGTCCCGCGCCTACACGCCGGGCGTCGCCCGGGTCTGCCGGGCGATCGCCGAGAATCCGGACGACGCCCGCCGGCTGACGATCAAGCGCAACACGGTCGCGGTCGTGACCGACGGCTCGGCCGTGCTGGGGCTGGGCAACCTGGGGCCGGCGGCGGCGCTGCCGGTGATGGAGGGCAAGGCCGCGCTGTTCAAGCGGTTCGCCGGGGTCGACGCGTGGCCGGTCTGCCTCGACACCCAGGACACCGACGAGATCGTGTCGATCGTCCGGGCGCTGGCGCCGGTGTACGGCGGCATCAACCTCGAGGACATCGCCGCGCCCCGATGCTTCGAGATCGAGACCCGGCTGCGCGACGAGCTGGACATCCCGGTCTTCCACGACGACCAGCACGGCACCGCGATCGTCGTGCTCGCCGCGCTGACCAACGCCCTGCGGGTCGTCCGGAAGGACCTCAAGGAGGTCCGGATCGTCGTCTCCGGCGCCGGAGCGGCCGGTACCGCGATCATGAAGCTGCTGCTCGCCGAGGGTGTCGGCGACATCATCGCGTGCGACAAGAGCGGTGCGCTGCACGCCGGGTCCGAGGGGCTGAACCCGAGCATGCAGTGGCTCGCCGAGCACACGAACCGGGACAACTACTCCGGTTCACTGGCCGGGGCGCTACGCGGCGCGGACGTCTTCATCGGCGTGTCCGCCCCGAACCTGCTGACCGGCGACGACATCGCCACGATGGCGGACCGGTCGATCGTGTTCGCGCTGGCCAACCCCGACCCGGAGGTGGACCCCCGGGAGGCCCGCGAGCACGCAGCCGTGGTGGCGACCGGACGCTCGGACGAGCCGAACCAGATCAACAACGTGCTCGCGTTCCCCGGCGTGTTCCGGGGCCTGCTGGACGCCCAGGCACGCGAGTTCACGCTGCCGATGGCGCTGGCCGCGGCCGAGGCGATCGCGAACGCGGTCGGCGTCGACAAGGTCAACCCGAGCGTGATCGTCCCCTCGGTCTTCGACCCCACGGTCGCCCCCGCCGTAGCAGCCGCAGTCACCGACGCCGCCCGCCGGGAGGCGGCCCGTTGA
- the miaA gene encoding tRNA (adenosine(37)-N6)-dimethylallyltransferase MiaA gives MTLPPDAPDAPDAPDAPDVSDVSNPAGSAGLVGPAGPVGLSGLVGGPAVLAVVGPTATGKSGLGVALAKALGGEVVNADSMQLYRGMDIGTAKLTLAERDGVPHHLLDVWPVTETASVAAYQRLARATIDELRAAGRVPILVGGSGLYVDAVLDRMEFPGTDPALRAALEAELAADGPAPLYARLAAADPAAAAAILPSNGRRIVRALEVIALTGSFAAELPTEPQPYYPAVRIGLDRPVEELDARVEQRVDVMWAAGLVEEVRALERVGLREGRTASRALGYAQVLRMFDGELDEPGAITATQASTRRFVRRQRSWFRRDARVRWLDPSDEQRVLDEALALVPQGSQKLAPEARDNPRRI, from the coding sequence GTGACGCTCCCGCCGGACGCGCCGGACGCGCCGGACGCGCCGGACGCGCCGGACGTGTCGGACGTGTCGAACCCGGCCGGCTCGGCGGGCCTGGTCGGCCCGGCTGGCCCGGTCGGCCTGTCGGGGCTGGTCGGAGGGCCGGCTGTTCTCGCGGTCGTGGGGCCCACCGCGACCGGGAAGTCCGGGCTGGGTGTCGCGCTCGCGAAAGCGCTCGGCGGCGAGGTGGTCAACGCCGACTCGATGCAGCTCTACCGCGGCATGGACATCGGCACGGCGAAGCTGACGCTCGCCGAGCGGGACGGCGTCCCGCACCACCTGCTCGACGTCTGGCCGGTCACCGAGACCGCCAGCGTTGCCGCCTACCAGCGGCTGGCCCGCGCGACGATCGACGAACTGCGCGCGGCCGGACGCGTGCCGATCCTGGTCGGCGGCTCCGGGCTGTACGTCGACGCGGTACTCGACCGGATGGAGTTCCCCGGCACCGACCCCGCGCTGCGTGCCGCGCTGGAGGCCGAACTCGCCGCGGACGGACCGGCCCCGCTGTACGCGCGACTGGCGGCCGCCGACCCCGCCGCGGCGGCCGCGATCCTGCCCAGCAACGGACGCCGGATCGTGCGGGCGCTCGAGGTGATCGCGCTGACCGGCTCGTTCGCCGCGGAGCTGCCCACCGAGCCGCAGCCGTACTACCCGGCCGTCCGGATCGGCCTGGACCGGCCGGTGGAGGAGCTCGACGCCCGGGTCGAGCAGCGCGTCGACGTGATGTGGGCGGCCGGCCTGGTCGAAGAGGTGCGCGCGCTGGAACGCGTCGGGCTGCGCGAGGGGCGGACGGCGTCCCGGGCGCTCGGGTACGCGCAGGTGCTGCGGATGTTCGACGGCGAACTGGACGAACCGGGCGCGATCACCGCCACCCAAGCCTCGACCCGGCGCTTCGTCCGGCGGCAGCGGTCCTGGTTCCGCCGGGACGCCCGGGTGCGGTGGCTCGACCCGAGCGATGAGCAGCGGGTACTGGACGAGGCCTTGGCACTTGTGCCTCAGGGGTCACAGAAACTGGCGCCGGAAGCACGCGACAACCCTCGTAGGATCTAG